One genomic window of Camelina sativa cultivar DH55 chromosome 5, Cs, whole genome shotgun sequence includes the following:
- the LOC104786042 gene encoding protein NAP1 isoform X2, with protein sequence MAKSRQYYPSQDESMSPTSVRSREWEGPSRWTEYLGPEMASSVSSRSSKQLSSSDGHVQSSSGGGSTKALNIQWVVQMIEVAEGLMAKMYRLNQILEYPDSVGHVFSDAFWKAGVFPNHPRICTLLSKKFPEHFSKLQLERIDKFSLDSLHDGAELHLQSLEPWIQLLLDLMAFREQALRLILDLSSTVITLLPHQNSLILHAFMDLFCAFVRVNLFAEKIPRKMLLQVYNLLHALSRNDRDCDFYHRLVQFIDSYDPPLKGLQEDLNFVSPRIGEVLEAVGPSIFLSADTRKLRNEGFLSPYHPRFPDILTNSAHPMRAQDLANVTSYREWVLLGYLVCPDELLRVTSIDIALVVLKENLVVTLFRDEYILLHEDYQLYVLPRVLESKKMAKSGRTKQKEADLEYSVAKQVEKMISEVHEQALQLCDTIHRERRILLKQEIGRMVLFFTDQPSLLAPNIQMVFSALALAQSEVLWYFQHAGIASSRSKAARVIPVDIDPNDPTIGFLLDGMDRLCCLVRKYISAARGYALSYLSSSAGRIRYLMGTPGIVALDLDPTLKGLFQRIVQHLENIPKAQGENVSAITCDLSEFRKDWLSILMIVTSSRSSINIRHLEKATVSTGKEGLLSEGNAAYNWSRCVDELESQLSKHGSLKKLYFYHQHLTAVFRNTMFGPEGRPQHCCAWLSVASSFPECASLIIPEEVTKFGRDAVLYVESLIESIMGGLEGLINILDSEGGFGALESQLLPEQAAAYLNNASRISAPSMKSPRVVGGFTLPGHESYPENNKSIKMLEAAIQRLTNLCSILNDMEPICVINHVFVVREYMRECILGNFKRRFLTALQTDNDLQRPSVLESLIRRHMSIVHLAEQHVSMDLTQGIREILLTEAFSGPVSSLHTFEKPAEPQQNTGSAVEVVCNWYMDNIIKDVSGAGILFAPRHKYFKSTRPVGGYFAESVTDVKELQAFVRIFGGYGVDRLDRMMKVHTAALVNCIETSLRSNRELIEAAAASMHSGDRVERDASVRQIVDLDTVIGFCIEAGQALAFDELLAEASGAVLEDNASLIHSMISGIVEHIPEEIPEKKEIRRIKGVANGVGVAGDHDSEWVRLILEEVGGANDNSWSLLPYFFASFMTSNAWNTTGFNIETGGFSNNIHCLARCISAVIAGSEYVRLQREYLQQHQSLSNGHHSSENLDSEFQPRVTAEASIKSAMLLFVKFAASIVLDSWSEANRSHLVAKLIFLDQLCEISPYLPRSSLESHVPYTILRSIYTQYYSNTPSTPLATASPYHSPSVSLIHASPSMKNPTTPQRGSGSGSSSSAAAPDSGYFKGSSSSLYGQEHYMEPETGNSRNNENNNNNKQRGSSRRSGPLDYSSSHKGGSGSNSTGPSPLPRFAVSRSGPISYKQHN encoded by the exons ATGGCGAAGTCCCGTCAGTACTATCCTTCTCAAGATGAGTCAATGTCCCCAACTTCCGTGAGATCAAGGGAATGGGAAGGTCCTTCCAGATGGACTGAGTACTTGGGACCTGAAATGGCTTCATCAGTTTCATCTAGGAGCTCTAAGCAGTTGAGTTCTTCTGATGGACATGTTCAGAGTTCTTCTGGTGGTGGTTCCACTAAGGCTTTGAACATACAATGGGTTGTTCAAATGATTGAGGTTGCTGAAGGTCTCATGGCTAAAATGTATAGACTCAATCAAATCTTGGAGTATCCTGATTCTGTTGGTCATGTTTTCTCTGATGCGTTTTGGAAAGCCGGTGTGTTCCCTAACCATCCGCGGATTTGCACTTTGCTCTCTAAAAAGTTCCCTGAGCATTTTAGCAAATTGCAACTCGAACGT ATTGACAAGTTTTCACTGGATAGCTTGCACGATGGTGCTGAACTTCACTTACAGAGCTTAGAGCCATGGATACAG CTGCTGCTCGACTTGATGGCATTTCGAGAACAAGCACTACGGCTTATATTGGACCTAAGCAGCACTGTAATTACTTTGCTG CCTCATCAGAACTCACTTATACTGCATGCGTTCATGGATCTCTTTTGTGCATTTGTCCGAGTCAATCTTTTCGCAGAGAAG ATTCCTAGGAAAATGTTGCTGCAAGTGTACAACCTTCTGCATGCGCTATCAAGAAATGATCGAGACTGTGACTTTTATCACCG CTTGGTGCAATTCATAGACTCTTATGATCCCCCATTGAAAGGCTTACAAGAAGATTTGAATTTTGTCAGCCCAAGGATTGGAGAG GTCCTGGAGGCTGTAGGACCCAGTATTTTTCTATCAGCAGATACAAGGAAGTTGAGAAATGAGGGATTCTTAAGCCCATATCATCCTAGATTCCCAGATATACTTACAAATTCTGCTCATCCCATG AGAGCGCAAGATCTTGCAAATGTTACGTCGTACCGAGAATGGGTGCTTCTTGGATATCTCGTTTGCCCAGACGAGCTTCTTCGTGTTACTAGCATTGATATCGCCCTG GTTGTGCTAAAGGAAAACTTAGTCGTGACTTTATTTCGGGATGAG TACATCTTGTTGCACGAAGACTACCAGTTGTATGTTTTACCCCGTGTGTTAGAATCAAAGAAGATGGCGAAGTCTGGTCGGACTAAACAAAAGGAAGCTGATCTAGAATATAGTGTAGCAAAGCAAGTTGAGAAAATGATCAG TGAGGTGCATGAGCAAGCACTGCAATTATGTGATACCATACACCGAGAAAGGAGAATATTGCTGAAGCAGGAAATAGGTCGGatggttttatttttcactGATCAACCAAGTTTGCTGGCGCCAAACATTCAG atgGTATTCTCTGCATTGGCTTTGGCCCAATCGGAGGTTCTCTGGTATTTTCAACATGCTGGTATTGCATCTTCAAGATCCAAGGCTGCTCGAGTGATACCAGTTGACATA GATCCAAATGATCCTACCATTGGCTTCCTGCTCGACGGAATGGACCGTCTCTGCTGTTTAGTGCGCAAGTACATCTCAG CTGCTCGAGGTTATGCACTATCATACCTTTCTTCATCTGCTGGAAGGATTCGTTACCTGATGGGCACTCCTGGAATTGTGGCTCTGGACCTTGATCCTACCTTGAAAGGCCTTTTCCAGCGTATTGTGCAACATCTTGAAAATATACCCAAAGCGCAGGGAGAAAATGTTTCTGCAATCACATGTGACCTATCT GAATTCCGGAAAGATTGGTTGTCCATTTTGATGATTGTCACTTCTTCTCGATCATCGATAAACATCAGGCATTTGGAAAAAGCCACAGTCTCTACTGGGAAGGAGGGCTTGCTATCGGAAGGAAATGCTGCATATAATTGGTCCAG ATGTGTTGATGAGTTGGAGTCTCAATTATCAAAGCATGGAAGtctaaagaaattatatttctACCATCAACACCTCACAGCT GTTTTCAGAAATACAATGTTTGGACCAGAAGGACGTCCTCAGCATTGTTGTGCATGGCTCAGTGTGGCTAGTAGTTTTCCGGAATGTGCTTCATTAATAATTCCTGAGGAG GTTACCAAATTTGGGCGAGATGCAGTGCTTTACGTAGAGTCTCTTATTGAATCAATAATGGGGGGACTGGAGGGCCTAATAAATATTCTTGATTCAGAAGGCGGGTTTGGCGCTCTAGAATCTCAG CTTCTTCCAGAACAAGCTGCAGCTTATCTGAATAATGCATCAAGAATTTCTGCTCCTTCAATGAAATCCCCCAGAGTTGTAGGCGGGTTTACTTTACCCGGCCATGAGAGCTATCCTGAGAATAATAAGTCTATTAAGAT GTTGGAAGCTGCAATCCAAAGATTGACTAATCTGTGTTCAATTCTGAACGACATGGAGCCTATTTGTGTCATAAACCACGTATTTGTGGTAAGAGAG TACATGAGAGAATGCATTCTTGGGAACTTCAAGAGAAGATTTCTTACTGCACTGCAAACCGATAACGATCTTCAGCGGCCTTCTGTTTTGGAATCTCTTATCAGGCGGCATATGAGCATAGTTCACTTAGCAGAGCAGCACGTTAGCATGGACCTAACCCAAG GCATCAGAGAAATTTTACTCACTGAAGCCTTTTCAGGGCCTGTTTCGTCTTTGCACACATTTGAAAAACCTGCTGAACCACAGCAAAACACTGGATCTGCAGTTGAAGTTGTGTGCAACTGGTACATGGACAATATCATCAAGGATGTGTCTGGTGCAGGAATCCTCTTTGCTCCGAGGCACAAATACTTCAAAAGCACTAGACCAGTTGGAGGGTATTTTGCAGAGTCAGTCACCGACGTCAAGGAATTACAGGCGTTTGTTCGTATCTTCGGCGGCTATGGAGTAGACCGGCTGGATAGGATGATGAAAGTTCATACAGCTGCCCTAGTAAACTGCATAGAAACATCTCTGAGGTCAAACCGGGAATTGATTGAGGCAGCTGCTGCAAGTATGCATTCTGGTGACAGAGTGGAGAGAGACGCATCCGTTAGGCAGATAGTGGATTTGGATACCGTGATAGGATTTTGTATTGAAGCTGGTCAAGCTTTGGCTTTTGATGAGCTCCTCGCTGAAGCCTCTGGAGCTGTTCTTGAAGACAATGCATCCTTGATACACTCGATGATCTCTGGCATCGTTGAACACATACCTGAAGAAATAcctgaaaagaaagaaatcagaaGGATCAAAGGTGTGGCAAATGGTGTTGGCGTAGCTGGAGATCATGACTCTGAATGGGTTAGATTAATCCTCGAAGAGGTAGGAGGTGCAAATGACAACTCATGGAGTTTGTTACCTTACTTTTTCGCCTCTTTTATGACCTCAAACGCCTGGAACACTACTGGCTTCAACATCGAGACTGGTGGATTCAGCAACAACATCCATTGCTTGGCTCGATGTATTAGCGCTGTCATTGCAGGAAGTGAGTATGTGAGGTTACAGCGTGAATACCTGCAGCAGCATCAGTCCCTCTCAAATGGTCATCACTCTAGTGAAAATCTGGACTCAGAGTTTCAACCCCGTGTAACCGCTGAAGCAAGCATTAAATCCGCAATGTTACTCTTTGTGAAATTCGCTGCATCCATTGTGCTAGATTCATGGAGCGAAGCCAACAG atCTCATCTTGTGGCTAAGCTTATCTTCCTAGACCAACTCTGCGAAATCTCACCATACCTCCCAAGAAGCTCCCTTGAATCACATGTCCCATACACAATCCTCAGGTCAATCTACACGCAATACTACTCCAACACACCATCCACACCGCTCGCGACAGCATCTCCATACCATTCTCCATCCGTATCGCTCATCCACGCTTCTCCCTCTATGAAAAACCCCACGACTCCCCAGCGTGGTAGTGGTAGCGGCAGCAGTAGCTCCGCAGCTGCCCCGGATTCAGGGTACTTCAAAGGCTCATCATCTTCACTCTACGGTCAGGAACACTACATGGAACCGGAAACTGGAAACTCAAGGAACAatgagaacaacaacaacaacaaacaaagggGTAGTTCCCGTCGTTCAGGACCGCTGGATTACAGCTCGAGCCATAAAGGAGGGTCAGGATCAAACAGCACAGGTCCTAGTCCACTTCCTAGGTTTGCTGTCTCAAGATCTGGTCCCATCTCATACAAACAGCATAACTAA
- the LOC104786042 gene encoding protein NAP1 isoform X1 has product MAKSRQYYPSQDESMSPTSVRSREWEGPSRWTEYLGPEMASSVSSRSSKQLSSSDGHVQSSSGGGSTKALNIQWVVQMIEVAEGLMAKMYRLNQILEYPDSVGHVFSDAFWKAGVFPNHPRICTLLSKKFPEHFSKLQLERIDKFSLDSLHDGAELHLQSLEPWIQLLLDLMAFREQALRLILDLSSTVITLLPHQNSLILHAFMDLFCAFVRVNLFAEKIPRKMLLQVYNLLHALSRNDRDCDFYHRLVQFIDSYDPPLKGLQEDLNFVSPRIGEVLEAVGPSIFLSADTRKLRNEGFLSPYHPRFPDILTNSAHPMRAQDLANVTSYREWVLLGYLVCPDELLRVTSIDIALVVLKENLVVTLFRDEVSSYQMVCNKYFCIGIFFASAESINLTMQYILLHEDYQLYVLPRVLESKKMAKSGRTKQKEADLEYSVAKQVEKMISEVHEQALQLCDTIHRERRILLKQEIGRMVLFFTDQPSLLAPNIQMVFSALALAQSEVLWYFQHAGIASSRSKAARVIPVDIDPNDPTIGFLLDGMDRLCCLVRKYISAARGYALSYLSSSAGRIRYLMGTPGIVALDLDPTLKGLFQRIVQHLENIPKAQGENVSAITCDLSEFRKDWLSILMIVTSSRSSINIRHLEKATVSTGKEGLLSEGNAAYNWSRCVDELESQLSKHGSLKKLYFYHQHLTAVFRNTMFGPEGRPQHCCAWLSVASSFPECASLIIPEEVTKFGRDAVLYVESLIESIMGGLEGLINILDSEGGFGALESQLLPEQAAAYLNNASRISAPSMKSPRVVGGFTLPGHESYPENNKSIKMLEAAIQRLTNLCSILNDMEPICVINHVFVVREYMRECILGNFKRRFLTALQTDNDLQRPSVLESLIRRHMSIVHLAEQHVSMDLTQGIREILLTEAFSGPVSSLHTFEKPAEPQQNTGSAVEVVCNWYMDNIIKDVSGAGILFAPRHKYFKSTRPVGGYFAESVTDVKELQAFVRIFGGYGVDRLDRMMKVHTAALVNCIETSLRSNRELIEAAAASMHSGDRVERDASVRQIVDLDTVIGFCIEAGQALAFDELLAEASGAVLEDNASLIHSMISGIVEHIPEEIPEKKEIRRIKGVANGVGVAGDHDSEWVRLILEEVGGANDNSWSLLPYFFASFMTSNAWNTTGFNIETGGFSNNIHCLARCISAVIAGSEYVRLQREYLQQHQSLSNGHHSSENLDSEFQPRVTAEASIKSAMLLFVKFAASIVLDSWSEANRSHLVAKLIFLDQLCEISPYLPRSSLESHVPYTILRSIYTQYYSNTPSTPLATASPYHSPSVSLIHASPSMKNPTTPQRGSGSGSSSSAAAPDSGYFKGSSSSLYGQEHYMEPETGNSRNNENNNNNKQRGSSRRSGPLDYSSSHKGGSGSNSTGPSPLPRFAVSRSGPISYKQHN; this is encoded by the exons ATGGCGAAGTCCCGTCAGTACTATCCTTCTCAAGATGAGTCAATGTCCCCAACTTCCGTGAGATCAAGGGAATGGGAAGGTCCTTCCAGATGGACTGAGTACTTGGGACCTGAAATGGCTTCATCAGTTTCATCTAGGAGCTCTAAGCAGTTGAGTTCTTCTGATGGACATGTTCAGAGTTCTTCTGGTGGTGGTTCCACTAAGGCTTTGAACATACAATGGGTTGTTCAAATGATTGAGGTTGCTGAAGGTCTCATGGCTAAAATGTATAGACTCAATCAAATCTTGGAGTATCCTGATTCTGTTGGTCATGTTTTCTCTGATGCGTTTTGGAAAGCCGGTGTGTTCCCTAACCATCCGCGGATTTGCACTTTGCTCTCTAAAAAGTTCCCTGAGCATTTTAGCAAATTGCAACTCGAACGT ATTGACAAGTTTTCACTGGATAGCTTGCACGATGGTGCTGAACTTCACTTACAGAGCTTAGAGCCATGGATACAG CTGCTGCTCGACTTGATGGCATTTCGAGAACAAGCACTACGGCTTATATTGGACCTAAGCAGCACTGTAATTACTTTGCTG CCTCATCAGAACTCACTTATACTGCATGCGTTCATGGATCTCTTTTGTGCATTTGTCCGAGTCAATCTTTTCGCAGAGAAG ATTCCTAGGAAAATGTTGCTGCAAGTGTACAACCTTCTGCATGCGCTATCAAGAAATGATCGAGACTGTGACTTTTATCACCG CTTGGTGCAATTCATAGACTCTTATGATCCCCCATTGAAAGGCTTACAAGAAGATTTGAATTTTGTCAGCCCAAGGATTGGAGAG GTCCTGGAGGCTGTAGGACCCAGTATTTTTCTATCAGCAGATACAAGGAAGTTGAGAAATGAGGGATTCTTAAGCCCATATCATCCTAGATTCCCAGATATACTTACAAATTCTGCTCATCCCATG AGAGCGCAAGATCTTGCAAATGTTACGTCGTACCGAGAATGGGTGCTTCTTGGATATCTCGTTTGCCCAGACGAGCTTCTTCGTGTTACTAGCATTGATATCGCCCTG GTTGTGCTAAAGGAAAACTTAGTCGTGACTTTATTTCGGGATGAGGTGAGTTCATATCAAATGGTCtgcaacaaatatttttgtattggtattttttttgCATCTGCTGAATCTATTAACCTGACCATGCAGTACATCTTGTTGCACGAAGACTACCAGTTGTATGTTTTACCCCGTGTGTTAGAATCAAAGAAGATGGCGAAGTCTGGTCGGACTAAACAAAAGGAAGCTGATCTAGAATATAGTGTAGCAAAGCAAGTTGAGAAAATGATCAG TGAGGTGCATGAGCAAGCACTGCAATTATGTGATACCATACACCGAGAAAGGAGAATATTGCTGAAGCAGGAAATAGGTCGGatggttttatttttcactGATCAACCAAGTTTGCTGGCGCCAAACATTCAG atgGTATTCTCTGCATTGGCTTTGGCCCAATCGGAGGTTCTCTGGTATTTTCAACATGCTGGTATTGCATCTTCAAGATCCAAGGCTGCTCGAGTGATACCAGTTGACATA GATCCAAATGATCCTACCATTGGCTTCCTGCTCGACGGAATGGACCGTCTCTGCTGTTTAGTGCGCAAGTACATCTCAG CTGCTCGAGGTTATGCACTATCATACCTTTCTTCATCTGCTGGAAGGATTCGTTACCTGATGGGCACTCCTGGAATTGTGGCTCTGGACCTTGATCCTACCTTGAAAGGCCTTTTCCAGCGTATTGTGCAACATCTTGAAAATATACCCAAAGCGCAGGGAGAAAATGTTTCTGCAATCACATGTGACCTATCT GAATTCCGGAAAGATTGGTTGTCCATTTTGATGATTGTCACTTCTTCTCGATCATCGATAAACATCAGGCATTTGGAAAAAGCCACAGTCTCTACTGGGAAGGAGGGCTTGCTATCGGAAGGAAATGCTGCATATAATTGGTCCAG ATGTGTTGATGAGTTGGAGTCTCAATTATCAAAGCATGGAAGtctaaagaaattatatttctACCATCAACACCTCACAGCT GTTTTCAGAAATACAATGTTTGGACCAGAAGGACGTCCTCAGCATTGTTGTGCATGGCTCAGTGTGGCTAGTAGTTTTCCGGAATGTGCTTCATTAATAATTCCTGAGGAG GTTACCAAATTTGGGCGAGATGCAGTGCTTTACGTAGAGTCTCTTATTGAATCAATAATGGGGGGACTGGAGGGCCTAATAAATATTCTTGATTCAGAAGGCGGGTTTGGCGCTCTAGAATCTCAG CTTCTTCCAGAACAAGCTGCAGCTTATCTGAATAATGCATCAAGAATTTCTGCTCCTTCAATGAAATCCCCCAGAGTTGTAGGCGGGTTTACTTTACCCGGCCATGAGAGCTATCCTGAGAATAATAAGTCTATTAAGAT GTTGGAAGCTGCAATCCAAAGATTGACTAATCTGTGTTCAATTCTGAACGACATGGAGCCTATTTGTGTCATAAACCACGTATTTGTGGTAAGAGAG TACATGAGAGAATGCATTCTTGGGAACTTCAAGAGAAGATTTCTTACTGCACTGCAAACCGATAACGATCTTCAGCGGCCTTCTGTTTTGGAATCTCTTATCAGGCGGCATATGAGCATAGTTCACTTAGCAGAGCAGCACGTTAGCATGGACCTAACCCAAG GCATCAGAGAAATTTTACTCACTGAAGCCTTTTCAGGGCCTGTTTCGTCTTTGCACACATTTGAAAAACCTGCTGAACCACAGCAAAACACTGGATCTGCAGTTGAAGTTGTGTGCAACTGGTACATGGACAATATCATCAAGGATGTGTCTGGTGCAGGAATCCTCTTTGCTCCGAGGCACAAATACTTCAAAAGCACTAGACCAGTTGGAGGGTATTTTGCAGAGTCAGTCACCGACGTCAAGGAATTACAGGCGTTTGTTCGTATCTTCGGCGGCTATGGAGTAGACCGGCTGGATAGGATGATGAAAGTTCATACAGCTGCCCTAGTAAACTGCATAGAAACATCTCTGAGGTCAAACCGGGAATTGATTGAGGCAGCTGCTGCAAGTATGCATTCTGGTGACAGAGTGGAGAGAGACGCATCCGTTAGGCAGATAGTGGATTTGGATACCGTGATAGGATTTTGTATTGAAGCTGGTCAAGCTTTGGCTTTTGATGAGCTCCTCGCTGAAGCCTCTGGAGCTGTTCTTGAAGACAATGCATCCTTGATACACTCGATGATCTCTGGCATCGTTGAACACATACCTGAAGAAATAcctgaaaagaaagaaatcagaaGGATCAAAGGTGTGGCAAATGGTGTTGGCGTAGCTGGAGATCATGACTCTGAATGGGTTAGATTAATCCTCGAAGAGGTAGGAGGTGCAAATGACAACTCATGGAGTTTGTTACCTTACTTTTTCGCCTCTTTTATGACCTCAAACGCCTGGAACACTACTGGCTTCAACATCGAGACTGGTGGATTCAGCAACAACATCCATTGCTTGGCTCGATGTATTAGCGCTGTCATTGCAGGAAGTGAGTATGTGAGGTTACAGCGTGAATACCTGCAGCAGCATCAGTCCCTCTCAAATGGTCATCACTCTAGTGAAAATCTGGACTCAGAGTTTCAACCCCGTGTAACCGCTGAAGCAAGCATTAAATCCGCAATGTTACTCTTTGTGAAATTCGCTGCATCCATTGTGCTAGATTCATGGAGCGAAGCCAACAG atCTCATCTTGTGGCTAAGCTTATCTTCCTAGACCAACTCTGCGAAATCTCACCATACCTCCCAAGAAGCTCCCTTGAATCACATGTCCCATACACAATCCTCAGGTCAATCTACACGCAATACTACTCCAACACACCATCCACACCGCTCGCGACAGCATCTCCATACCATTCTCCATCCGTATCGCTCATCCACGCTTCTCCCTCTATGAAAAACCCCACGACTCCCCAGCGTGGTAGTGGTAGCGGCAGCAGTAGCTCCGCAGCTGCCCCGGATTCAGGGTACTTCAAAGGCTCATCATCTTCACTCTACGGTCAGGAACACTACATGGAACCGGAAACTGGAAACTCAAGGAACAatgagaacaacaacaacaacaaacaaagggGTAGTTCCCGTCGTTCAGGACCGCTGGATTACAGCTCGAGCCATAAAGGAGGGTCAGGATCAAACAGCACAGGTCCTAGTCCACTTCCTAGGTTTGCTGTCTCAAGATCTGGTCCCATCTCATACAAACAGCATAACTAA